The following coding sequences are from one Mesorhizobium onobrychidis window:
- the yajC gene encoding preprotein translocase subunit YajC, which produces MFVTPAYAQGVGTSPDMFISILPFVLIFVIMYFLIIRPQRTQLKKRGEMLAAVRRGDTVVTGGGFVGKVTKVIDDNELEIDLGGGTKVTALRSTIADVRVKGEPVANQNAKK; this is translated from the coding sequence ATGTTCGTGACACCGGCATATGCCCAAGGCGTCGGCACCTCCCCGGATATGTTCATCAGCATTTTGCCGTTTGTCCTGATTTTCGTGATCATGTATTTTCTGATCATCCGGCCGCAGCGCACGCAGTTGAAGAAGCGCGGCGAGATGCTGGCGGCGGTTCGCCGCGGCGACACGGTCGTCACCGGTGGCGGGTTTGTCGGCAAGGTGACCAAGGTGATCGACGACAACGAGCTCGAGATCGATCTCGGCGGTGGCACCAAGGTAACGGCGCTGCGCTCGACGATCGCCGATGTGCGCGTCAAGGGCGAGCCGGTGGCGAACCAGAACGCCAAGAAATAG
- a CDS encoding ATP-binding protein, which produces MTDSTIEALNKKLDRLIEAVARLAPPPVPETDLGGADCFVWQADPGYLEPVLKVNRVDIGLIRGVDRVRDILVDNTERFAAGYAANNVLLWGARGMGKSSLVKAVHAAVNASAKLDLPLKLIEIHREDIDTLPKLMNLLKAAPYRFILFCDDLSFDHDDTSYKSLKAALEGGVEGRPENVIFYATSNRRHLLPRDMIDNERSTAINPSEAVEEKVSLSDRFGLWLGFHKCSQDEYLDMIDGYISHHGLAIDPETLRAEALEWATTRGSRSGRVAWQFTQDLAGRLGKSLQD; this is translated from the coding sequence ATGACCGACAGCACCATCGAAGCCCTGAACAAGAAGCTTGACCGCCTGATCGAGGCGGTCGCCCGCCTCGCTCCGCCGCCGGTGCCGGAAACCGATCTCGGCGGGGCCGACTGCTTCGTCTGGCAGGCTGATCCCGGCTATCTGGAGCCGGTGCTCAAGGTCAACCGGGTCGACATCGGCCTGATCCGCGGCGTCGATCGCGTCCGCGACATACTGGTCGACAACACCGAGCGTTTCGCCGCCGGTTACGCAGCCAACAACGTGCTGTTGTGGGGCGCGCGCGGCATGGGAAAATCCTCGCTGGTCAAGGCCGTGCATGCAGCGGTCAACGCATCGGCAAAGCTGGACCTGCCGCTCAAGCTCATCGAGATCCACCGCGAGGACATCGACACGCTGCCGAAGCTGATGAATTTGCTGAAGGCGGCACCTTACCGTTTCATCCTGTTTTGCGACGACCTCTCCTTCGACCACGACGACACCTCCTACAAGTCGCTGAAGGCGGCGCTCGAAGGCGGCGTCGAGGGCCGCCCGGAAAATGTCATCTTCTATGCCACGTCGAACCGGCGGCATCTGTTGCCGCGCGACATGATCGACAATGAGCGCTCGACCGCCATCAACCCGTCAGAGGCGGTCGAGGAAAAAGTCTCGCTGTCCGACCGTTTCGGCCTCTGGCTCGGCTTCCACAAATGCTCGCAGGACGAGTATCTCGACATGATCGACGGTTATATCAGCCATCACGGTCTTGCCATCGATCCCGAGACGCTGCGCGCCGAGGCGCTGGAATGGGCGACGACGCGCGGCAGCCGTTCGGGCCGCGTTGCCTGGCAATTCACCCAGGACCTGGCAGGTCGGCTCGGCAAATCTCTCCAAGATTAG